A genomic window from Macaca thibetana thibetana isolate TM-01 chromosome 16, ASM2454274v1, whole genome shotgun sequence includes:
- the TOB1 gene encoding protein Tob1, with product MQLEIQVALNFIISYLYNKLPRRRVNIFGEELERLLKKKYEGHWYPEKPYKGSGFRCIHIGEKVDPVIEQASKESGLDIDDVRGNLPQDLSVWIDPFEVSYQIGEKGPVKVLYVDDNNENGCELDKEIKNSFNPEAQVFMPISDPASSVSSSPSPPFGHSAAVSPTFMPRSTQPLTFTTATFAATKFGSTKMKNSGRSNKVARTSPINLGLNVNDLLKQKAISSSMHSLYGLGLGSQQQPQQQQQPAQPPPPPPPPQQQQQQKTSALSPNAKEFIFPNMQGQGSSTNGMFPGDSPLNLSPLQYSNAFDVFAAYGGLNEKSFVDGLNFSLNNMQYSNQQFQPVMAN from the coding sequence ATGCAGCTTGAAATCCAAGTAGcactaaattttattatttcatatttgtacAATAAGCTTCCCAGGAGACGTGTCAACATTTTTGGTGAAGAACTTGAAAGACTTCTTAAGAAGAAATATGAAGGGCACTGGTATCCTGAAAAGCCATACAAAGGATCGGGGTTTAGATGTATACACATAGGGGAGAAAGTGGACCCAGTGATTGAACAAGCATCCAAAGAGAGTGGTTTGGACATTGATGATGTTCGTGGCAATCTGCCACAGGATCTTAGTGTTTGGATCGACCCATTTGAGGTTTCTTACCAAATTGGTGAAAAGGGACCAGTGAAGGTGCTTTACGTGgatgataataatgaaaatggaTGTGAGTTGGATAAGGAGATCAAAAACAGCTTTAACCCAGAGGCCCAGGTTTTCATGCCCATAAGTGACCCAGCCTCATCAGTGTCCAGCTCTCCATCGCCTCCTTTTGGTCACTCTGCTGCTGTAAGCCCTACCTTCATGCCCCGGTCCACTCAGCCTTTAACCTTTACCACTGCCACTTTTGCTGCCACCAAGTTCGGCTCTACCAAAATGAAGAATAGCGGCCGTAGCAACAAGGTTGCACGTACTTCTCCTATCAACCTCGGCTTGAATGTGAATGACCTCTTGAAGCAGAAAGCCATCTCTTCCTCAATGCACTCTCTGTATGGGCTTGGCTTGGGCAgccagcagcagccacagcaacagcagcagccagCCCagccgccaccgccaccgccaccaccacagcagcaacaacagcagaaAACCTCTGCTCTTTCTCCTAATGCcaaggaatttatttttcctaatatgcAGGGTCAAGGTAGTAGTACCAATGGAATGTTCCCAGGTGACAGCCCCCTTAACCTCAGTCCTCTCCAGTACAGTAATGCCTTTGATGTGTTTGCGGCCTATGGAGGCCTCAATGAGAAGTCTTTTGTAGATGGCTTGAATTTTAGCTTAAATAACATGCAGTATTCTAACCAGCAATTCCAGCCTGTTATGgctaactga